The following coding sequences lie in one Pseudorca crassidens isolate mPseCra1 chromosome 2, mPseCra1.hap1, whole genome shotgun sequence genomic window:
- the LOC137209781 gene encoding developmental pluripotency-associated protein 3-like, producing MSIDENSQEIPVASQTMSEVLIKDLSNLTLNPSIKLPFILPQCLPQPTGRLLGENIPCRRGVRTMLTDQRDKMEQLIQSIKKHYCKGVSPSDSQREPLQNDIETPSRVQRFRCSCRFCRSHRDPSEDNNYENYYTNKYYSNYDTESDEP from the coding sequence ATGTCCATCGATGAAAATTCCCAGGAAATTCCAGTTGCCTCTCAAACTATGTCTGAAGTGTTAATAAAGGACCTCAGTAACTTGACTCTCAACCCTAGTATCAAATTGCCCTTCATTCTACCACAATGTCTACCTCAACCGACTGGGCGGTTACTTGGTGAAAACATACCCTGTAGGAGAGGGGTGAGGACCATGTTAACTGATCAGAGAGATAAGATGGAGCAGCTGATTCAATCTATTAAAAAGCACTACTGCAAAGGAGTTTCTCCATCTGACTCTCAAAGAGAACCACTGCAGAACGACATTGAGACTCCCTCAAGAGTGCAAAGATTTAGATGTAGCTGTCGTTTTTGCCGGTCTCATAGAGATCCTTCTGAGGATAATAATTATGAGAATTATTACACCAATAAGTATTACAGTAATTATGACACGGAGTCCGATGAGCCATAA